A stretch of Pempheris klunzingeri isolate RE-2024b chromosome 19, fPemKlu1.hap1, whole genome shotgun sequence DNA encodes these proteins:
- the gfi1b gene encoding zinc finger protein Gfi-1b, with product MPRSFLVKNKRYASSNFHRSYEDEPKAPICPVPAEVQSTDSPDRPQSESPPDSCLFEKEEAELECSISARPEPTRPPVAPTQPYYLNEPHMAGFPSYYKPTYAWEPVSSSYELRQMSFSPTVLQHASSLYGSHISRSPQPEQPLDCSTHYSPSSNTYHCITCDKVFSTSHGLEVHVRRSHSGTRPFGCNICRKTFGHAVSLEQHMNVHSQEKSFECKMCGKTFKRSSTLSTHLLIHSDTRPYPCQYCGKRFHQKSDMKKHTYIHTGEKPHKCQVCGKAFSQSSNLITHSRKHTGFKPFGCDICSKGFQRKVDLRRHHESQHGMK from the exons ATGCCCCGGTCATTTCTGGTGAAGAACAAAAGGTACGCGTCCTCTAATTTTCACCGATCGTATGAAGACGAGCCGAAGGCCCCCATATGTCCAG TCCCGGCAGAGGTTCAGAGCACAGACTCTCCAGACAGACCTCAGTCGGAGTCCCCTCCAGACAGCTGCTTGTTtgagaaggaggaggcagagctcGAATGCTCCATCTCTGCTCGCCCAGAGCCGACCAGACCCCCTGTGGCTCCCACACAGCCATACTACCTAAATG AGCCACATATGGCAGGATTCCCTTCTTACTACAAGCCCACGTACGCCTGGGAGCCTGTGTCCTCCTCCTACGAGCTCCGTCAGATGAGTTTCAGCCCAACAGTGCTGCAACACGCCAGCAGTCTGTACGGCAGCCACATCAGCCGCAGTCCACAGCCTGAGCAGCCTCTGGACTGCAGCACGCACTACTCCCCCTCCTCCAACACCTACCACTGCATCACCTGCGACAAG GTGTTCTCAACGTCCCACGGACTGGAGGTCCACGTCAGGAGGTCGCACAGTGGAACAAGACCTTTTGGCTGCAACATCTGCAGGAAAACTTTTGGCCACGCCGTCAGTCTGGAGCAGCACATGAACGTCCACTCTCAG GAAAAAAGCTTCGAGTGCAAGATGTGTGGCAAAACATTCAAGCGctcctccactctctccacACACCTGCTCATCCACTCGGACACGAGGCCTTACCCCTGCCAGTACTGCGGCAAGAGGTTCCACCAGAAGTCCGACATGAAGAAACACACTTACATTCACACCG gggAAAAACCCCACAAATGCCAAGTGTGTGGTaaagctttcagccaaagctcCAACCTGATCACccacagcaggaaacacacaggctTCAAACCATTTGGATGTGACATTTGTTCCAAAGGCTTCCAACGAAAGGTGGATCTCCGCCGGCACCACGAGAGCCAGCACGGCATGAAGTGA